In Halorientalis sp. LT38, a genomic segment contains:
- a CDS encoding DNA-directed DNA polymerase II small subunit, giving the protein MPQETSARIVSALASRGYNADREAVTLLANAADPVGTMERALETAPDDAIKLSVEHVKSALDADSGRSKHASADAAATDAADGPTDPDPSVSTGTAAATSPESATDVPPETGGSTVAEPPGAGGARSAGSTGERSIDTSLQSVEIRGDMTGQSTGTGEYGDFVDVFRDRYERLSRQLRGRINHRPTDALSSMAGGSEAAIVGMVSDIRSTASGHWLIELEDTNGVYPCLVMKDRDIADLVGELLFDEVIAVEGTLSDDNSDGDGILFVDSIHFPEIPRTYKPSTADREVSAALISDVHVGSQEFMAEAWSRFTEWLHTEEADRVEYLLLAGDMVEGVGVYPDQDEELDVVDIYDQYREFSEYLKEVPGDMEVVMIPGNHDAVRLAEPQPAFDEELREIMSAHDCRITSNPSTVDVEGVSVLMYHGVSLDEVIAETPDETATYDEPHKAMYQLLKKRHVAPQYGGHTRLAPEAKDHLVIDEVPDVFHAGHVHKFGYGKYHNVLTINSGCWQAQTAFQESVNIDPDCAMAPIVDLDTLDLTIRKFA; this is encoded by the coding sequence GTGCCTCAGGAGACGTCCGCTCGCATCGTCAGCGCCCTCGCTTCGCGCGGGTACAACGCAGACCGCGAAGCGGTCACCCTCCTGGCGAACGCAGCGGATCCAGTCGGGACGATGGAACGGGCACTCGAAACCGCGCCCGACGACGCGATCAAGCTCTCCGTCGAACACGTCAAATCCGCGCTCGACGCCGATAGCGGACGATCCAAACACGCTAGCGCCGATGCCGCTGCGACCGATGCCGCCGACGGGCCGACCGATCCAGACCCCTCTGTTTCGACTGGAACCGCGGCGGCCACGTCACCGGAATCCGCGACCGACGTTCCACCCGAAACGGGGGGGTCGACGGTCGCCGAACCTCCCGGTGCGGGCGGCGCTCGGAGTGCCGGCTCGACCGGTGAGCGGTCCATCGACACCTCGCTGCAGTCAGTCGAGATCCGGGGTGACATGACCGGCCAGTCGACGGGGACGGGCGAGTACGGCGACTTCGTGGACGTGTTCCGGGACCGCTACGAGCGACTCAGCCGCCAGTTGCGCGGCCGGATCAACCACCGACCGACCGACGCCCTCTCCTCGATGGCCGGCGGGAGCGAGGCCGCCATCGTCGGCATGGTCTCGGACATCCGCTCGACCGCCAGCGGCCACTGGCTGATCGAACTCGAAGACACCAACGGGGTCTATCCCTGTCTGGTGATGAAAGACCGGGACATCGCCGACCTGGTCGGCGAGTTGCTGTTCGACGAGGTGATAGCCGTCGAGGGCACGCTGTCGGACGACAACTCCGATGGCGACGGCATCCTCTTCGTCGATTCGATCCACTTCCCGGAGATCCCACGCACTTACAAGCCCTCGACGGCCGACCGGGAGGTGAGCGCGGCCCTCATCAGCGACGTGCACGTCGGCAGCCAGGAGTTCATGGCCGAGGCCTGGTCGCGGTTCACCGAGTGGCTCCACACCGAGGAGGCCGACCGCGTCGAGTACCTGCTTTTGGCCGGCGACATGGTCGAGGGCGTCGGCGTCTACCCCGACCAGGACGAGGAACTCGACGTCGTCGACATCTACGACCAGTACCGCGAGTTCTCGGAGTACCTGAAGGAGGTGCCGGGCGACATGGAGGTCGTCATGATCCCCGGCAACCACGACGCCGTCCGGCTGGCCGAACCCCAGCCTGCCTTCGACGAGGAACTGCGGGAGATCATGTCGGCCCACGACTGCCGGATCACCTCGAACCCCTCGACGGTCGACGTCGAGGGCGTCTCCGTCCTCATGTACCACGGCGTCTCGCTCGACGAGGTGATCGCCGAGACGCCCGACGAGACGGCCACCTACGACGAGCCGCACAAGGCGATGTACCAGCTCCTGAAGAAACGCCACGTCGCCCCGCAGTACGGCGGTCACACACGGCTGGCCCCGGAGGCCAAAGACCACCTCGTCATCGACGAGGTGCCGGACGTGTTCCACGCCGGCCACGTCCACAAGTTCGGCTACGGCAAGTACCACAACGTCCTGACGATCAACTCCGGCTGCTGGCAGGCCCAGACCGCCTTCCAGGAGAGCGTCAACATCGACCCGGACTGTGCGATGGCGCCCATCGTCGACCTGGACACGCTCGACCTGACGATCCGGAAGTTCGCCTGA
- a CDS encoding S26 family signal peptidase yields MTEPRGDDGRRGPNPPEDDERGGSFLDDFATSVLAVVGIGVLLFAVSGVWPPMVAIESGSMEPNIGTGDLVFVMDEERFPSDRAVGQTNVATVYSSNDSDFRKFNKPGDVIIYEPNGNDRATPVIHRAIFQVEDGENWYDRADPAHLPDDVNSCDDLEYCPANYTGFITRGDNEGTNKHYDQVQGVSKPVKADWVIGTAEFRMPGLGWLRLNFAALPSTGTVDAAEIAA; encoded by the coding sequence ATGACCGAGCCACGCGGCGACGACGGTCGGCGGGGGCCGAATCCCCCCGAAGACGACGAGCGAGGGGGGTCCTTTCTCGACGACTTCGCTACGAGCGTTCTGGCGGTCGTCGGCATCGGCGTCCTGCTGTTCGCCGTCAGCGGCGTCTGGCCGCCGATGGTCGCCATCGAGAGCGGCAGCATGGAGCCGAACATCGGGACGGGTGACCTGGTCTTCGTCATGGACGAGGAGCGCTTCCCCAGCGACAGGGCTGTGGGGCAGACGAACGTCGCGACGGTCTACAGCAGCAACGACTCGGACTTCCGGAAGTTCAACAAGCCGGGCGACGTGATCATCTACGAGCCGAACGGCAACGACCGCGCCACGCCCGTGATCCACCGGGCGATATTCCAGGTCGAGGATGGAGAGAACTGGTACGACAGGGCCGACCCGGCCCACCTCCCGGACGACGTGAACTCGTGTGACGACCTGGAGTACTGTCCCGCGAACTACACCGGGTTCATCACCCGCGGCGACAACGAGGGGACGAACAAACACTACGACCAGGTGCAGGGCGTCTCCAAGCCCGTCAAGGCCGACTGGGTGATCGGCACCGCCGAGTTCCGGATGCCCGGCCTCGGCTGGCTCCGCCTGAACTTCGCCGCGTTGCCCTCGACCGGGACCGTCGACGCCGCCGAGATCGCGGCCTGA
- a CDS encoding Cdc6/Cdc18 family protein encodes MTDSGQESDGPDTGAGESDGSAGAGEEIQVDDVDATAGDLTVDATTDSDSSLDDVVLDDVEDEDDLDEASRGLFDDLLSGEPIFENKEVLRPSYTPRELPHRQEQINNMATILVSALRGDTPSNILIYGKTGTGKTASAKFVSEELETTSQKYEVPCEVQYINCEVTDTQYRVLAQLANKFIGNNRDVIDDRLAELETLRERATEDPSVLDSAKAAAPEMEVSAGAGKGGIDSLEDLDARIDSLENDRDEFEEVPMTGWPTDRVYNSFFEAVDYHERVVVIMLDEIDKLVEKSGDDTLYNLSRMNSELDNSRVSIMGISNDLKFTDFLDPRVKSSLGEEEIVFPPYDANQLRDILQHRADDAFEAGALSDDVIPLCAAFAAQEHGDARRALDLLRTAGELAERGQTERVEEDHVRRAQEKIELDRVVEVVRTLPTQSKLVLFAIILLEKNGVHNVNTGEVYNIYKRLCGEIDADVLTQRRVTDLISELDMLGIVNAVVVSKGRYGRTKEISLSVPIDETEAVLLSDSRLGDIEEVQPFVQARFDN; translated from the coding sequence ATGACAGATAGCGGGCAAGAATCCGACGGACCGGACACGGGTGCGGGCGAATCAGACGGCTCCGCAGGGGCCGGAGAGGAGATTCAGGTCGACGACGTCGACGCCACCGCGGGCGACCTGACCGTCGACGCGACGACCGATTCCGACTCCTCGCTCGACGACGTCGTGCTGGACGACGTGGAGGACGAGGACGATCTCGACGAGGCCTCGCGCGGGCTGTTCGACGACCTGCTGAGTGGCGAACCCATCTTCGAGAACAAGGAAGTGTTGCGCCCCTCGTACACGCCGCGGGAGCTGCCCCACCGGCAGGAACAGATCAACAACATGGCGACGATCCTCGTCTCCGCGCTGCGCGGGGACACGCCCTCGAACATCCTCATCTACGGGAAGACGGGGACGGGCAAGACCGCCAGTGCGAAGTTCGTCAGCGAGGAACTCGAGACGACCTCCCAGAAGTACGAGGTCCCCTGCGAGGTCCAGTACATCAACTGCGAGGTGACCGACACCCAGTACCGCGTGCTGGCCCAGCTCGCGAACAAGTTCATCGGGAACAACCGCGACGTGATCGACGACCGTCTCGCCGAACTGGAGACCCTCCGCGAACGGGCGACAGAGGATCCCTCCGTGCTCGATTCTGCAAAGGCGGCTGCACCCGAAATGGAGGTGTCCGCAGGCGCGGGCAAGGGTGGAATCGACTCCCTCGAGGACCTCGACGCCCGGATCGACTCGCTGGAGAACGATCGGGACGAATTCGAGGAGGTCCCCATGACCGGGTGGCCGACCGACCGCGTCTACAACAGTTTCTTCGAGGCGGTCGACTACCACGAGCGCGTGGTCGTCATCATGCTCGACGAGATCGACAAACTCGTCGAGAAGTCGGGCGACGACACCCTCTACAACCTCTCGCGGATGAACTCCGAACTCGACAACTCCCGGGTGTCGATCATGGGGATCTCGAACGACCTGAAGTTCACCGACTTCCTCGACCCCCGCGTGAAATCGAGTCTCGGCGAGGAGGAGATCGTCTTCCCGCCGTACGACGCAAACCAGTTGCGGGACATCCTCCAGCACCGCGCGGACGACGCCTTCGAGGCCGGTGCGCTCTCCGACGACGTGATCCCGCTCTGTGCGGCATTCGCCGCCCAGGAACACGGGGACGCCCGGCGCGCCCTCGACCTCCTCCGGACGGCGGGCGAACTAGCCGAGCGCGGCCAGACCGAACGCGTCGAAGAAGACCACGTCCGGCGGGCCCAGGAGAAGATCGAACTCGATCGGGTCGTGGAGGTGGTCCGCACGCTCCCGACGCAGTCGAAACTCGTCCTCTTCGCGATCATCCTCCTGGAAAAGAACGGCGTCCACAACGTCAACACCGGCGAGGTGTACAACATCTACAAGCGCCTCTGCGGCGAGATCGACGCCGACGTGTTGACCCAGCGCCGCGTCACCGACCTCATCTCCGAACTCGACATGCTGGGCATCGTCAACGCCGTCGTCGTCTCGAAGGGCCGCTACGGCCGGACCAAGGAGATCAGCCTCTCGGTCCCCATCGACGAGACCGAGGCGGTCCTGCTGAGCGACTCGCGACTCGGCGACATCGAGGAAGTCCAGCCGTTCGTGCAGGCGCGGTTCGACAACTGA
- a CDS encoding Era-like GTP-binding protein, protein MGLITDIRDSISSLFSAQDPKRIGIYGPPNAGKTTLANRIARDWTGDAIGPESHIPHETRRARRKENVEIERNGKSVTIDVVDTPGVTTKVDYTEFLEHDMEKDDAVRRSREATEGVAEAMHWLREDVDGVLYVLDSTEDPFTQVNTMLVGIIESQDLPVLILANKTDLEDSNVRRIENAFPQHETLPLSALEGDNMDEVYDKIAEYFG, encoded by the coding sequence ATGGGACTGATCACGGACATCCGAGACAGTATTTCGTCGTTGTTCTCGGCGCAGGACCCGAAGCGAATCGGTATCTACGGTCCACCAAACGCCGGGAAGACGACGCTGGCGAACCGCATCGCACGCGACTGGACAGGTGACGCTATCGGCCCGGAGAGTCACATTCCACACGAGACGCGTCGCGCACGCAGGAAAGAGAACGTCGAGATCGAGCGCAACGGCAAGTCGGTCACCATCGACGTCGTGGACACGCCCGGCGTGACGACCAAGGTCGACTACACCGAGTTCCTCGAACACGACATGGAGAAAGACGACGCCGTGCGTCGCTCCCGCGAGGCCACCGAAGGCGTCGCCGAGGCCATGCACTGGCTCCGCGAGGACGTCGACGGCGTCCTCTACGTGCTCGACTCGACCGAAGACCCGTTCACGCAGGTGAACACGATGCTCGTCGGCATCATCGAGAGTCAGGACCTCCCCGTCCTGATCCTCGCGAACAAGACCGACCTCGAGGACTCGAACGTCCGCCGCATCGAGAACGCCTTCCCCCAGCACGAGACGCTGCCCCTCTCGGCGCTGGAGGGCGACAACATGGACGAGGTCTACGACAAGATCGCGGAGTACTTCGGGTGA
- a CDS encoding DUF2073 domain-containing protein → MPEVKKADDGGDGVQIDLISGERMENMTSMEKIRMILDGVHEGNIVILEEGLSPDEESRLIEVTMTEISPDEFNGIEIETYPKSGSTDSGLLNRLMGKEETKKLTVIGPANQIETLHKDETLISALVSRK, encoded by the coding sequence ATGCCTGAAGTCAAAAAAGCCGACGACGGCGGCGACGGCGTGCAGATCGACCTCATCAGCGGCGAGCGCATGGAGAACATGACCTCCATGGAGAAGATCCGGATGATCCTCGACGGGGTCCACGAGGGCAACATCGTCATCCTCGAGGAGGGACTCTCCCCCGACGAGGAGTCCCGGCTCATCGAGGTCACGATGACCGAGATCAGCCCCGACGAGTTCAACGGGATCGAGATCGAGACCTACCCCAAGTCCGGCAGCACGGACTCGGGGCTGCTCAACCGGCTGATGGGCAAAGAGGAGACGAAGAAGCTGACGGTGATCGGGCCGGCGAACCAGATCGAGACGCTGCACAAAGACGAGACGCTGATCAGCGCCCTGGTCTCACGGAAATAA
- a CDS encoding Zn-ribbon domain-containing protein, translating into MPHQCTDCGQVFDDGSKEMLSGCPDCGGNKFQFHPSTEAVPDEPEPSAEPPDPPAPDSTVARTVGSAAQTVRDLVGGSGDTPTAGAPAEDAPDPVPSESIPTEPAPEPTPTEDAAQADARSEVVSPDEIPSGADAGEIEHRDADATGSAPAPETVTEGDGRVAAEPSEDRPDLSELREELNDQFESIKVLSPGQYELNLMELYDREEYIIALQEDGRYTIQVPENWHD; encoded by the coding sequence ATGCCCCACCAGTGTACGGATTGTGGCCAGGTGTTCGACGACGGCTCCAAGGAGATGCTGTCGGGCTGTCCCGACTGCGGCGGGAACAAGTTCCAGTTCCACCCCTCGACGGAGGCGGTGCCCGACGAGCCCGAGCCGTCGGCCGAACCCCCGGACCCGCCCGCGCCCGACTCCACGGTGGCCCGCACCGTCGGGAGCGCGGCCCAGACGGTTCGTGACCTGGTCGGGGGCTCGGGCGACACCCCAACCGCGGGCGCGCCCGCCGAGGACGCTCCGGACCCGGTGCCCAGCGAGTCGATCCCGACCGAACCGGCCCCGGAGCCGACGCCCACCGAGGACGCGGCCCAGGCCGACGCCCGCAGCGAGGTGGTCAGTCCCGACGAGATCCCGTCGGGCGCCGACGCCGGAGAAATCGAGCACCGCGACGCCGACGCCACGGGCTCCGCTCCGGCGCCCGAGACCGTCACCGAGGGCGACGGCCGCGTCGCCGCCGAGCCCAGCGAGGACCGCCCGGACCTGAGCGAACTCCGCGAGGAGCTCAACGACCAGTTCGAGAGCATCAAGGTCCTGAGCCCGGGCCAGTACGAACTGAACCTGATGGAGCTGTACGACCGCGAGGAGTACATCATCGCCCTCCAGGAGGACGGGCGGTACACGATCCAGGTGCCCGAGAACTGGCACGACTGA